A genomic region of Gallaecimonas xiamenensis 3-C-1 contains the following coding sequences:
- a CDS encoding SCO family protein, translated as MKAKAVWSLVGALLLCAGLGLFFWFKTPPVLDALWYKDPKPLSAFSLTDQEGQAFTEANLKGKWSLVFMGFTHCPDICPATLSRLSAIYPALSDAAKAPVQVVFLSADPERDTQARLKEYIGFFGPQFIAVRADQAELFPLSRQLGLMYQYDKHGDVSHSSAIVLVNPKGFIEAMFKPEPGHLPVVDTKKMAEEFAIIAGAWG; from the coding sequence ATGAAAGCCAAAGCGGTTTGGAGCCTGGTAGGGGCCCTGTTGTTATGTGCGGGATTGGGGCTGTTTTTCTGGTTCAAGACGCCGCCGGTATTGGATGCCCTCTGGTATAAGGACCCCAAACCCTTGAGTGCCTTCAGCCTCACCGACCAGGAGGGCCAGGCCTTTACCGAAGCCAACCTCAAGGGTAAATGGAGCCTGGTGTTCATGGGCTTTACCCATTGCCCCGACATCTGCCCCGCCACCTTAAGCCGGCTGTCCGCCATATACCCAGCCCTGTCCGACGCCGCCAAGGCGCCGGTTCAGGTGGTTTTTCTCAGCGCCGACCCTGAGCGCGACACCCAGGCCCGGCTCAAGGAATACATCGGTTTCTTCGGGCCCCAGTTTATCGCCGTGCGTGCCGACCAGGCCGAACTCTTCCCCTTGAGCCGGCAATTGGGGCTGATGTACCAGTACGACAAGCACGGGGATGTCAGCCATTCCTCGGCCATAGTACTGGTCAATCCCAAGGGCTTTATTGAGGCCATGTTCAAGCCAGAACCCGGCCACCTGCCGGTGGTGGACACCAAGAAGATGGCGGAAGAATTCGCCATTATCGCCGGCGCCTGGGGTTGA
- the cyoE gene encoding heme o synthase, translating to MKSLSLALRGPVAFRDYLELTKPRVVALLLLTALVGMVLASPGWPPLAVVVHGLGGIGLVSASAAAINHVLDRRIDLKMARTYMRPVARGRVSTAGALAFAALLGSLGLAQLLLWVNLLTALLTLAAMLGYAVVYTLFLKRATPQNIVIGGLAGAAPPLLGWTAVTGSLHGDAWLLVMIIFTWTPPHFWALAIARRDDYAKAGIPMLPVTHGIAFTKTCVLLYSLLLLAVSVLPFLTGLSGLLYLFGALGLCGWFIWHAARLKFGKDPGQAMTTFKVSIWQLMLLFMVLLIDHGVAG from the coding sequence ATGAAGAGCCTTAGCCTTGCCCTGCGCGGGCCTGTCGCCTTCCGGGACTATCTGGAGCTGACCAAACCCAGGGTAGTGGCCCTGCTGCTGCTCACTGCTCTGGTGGGTATGGTGCTGGCCAGTCCGGGCTGGCCGCCCCTGGCGGTGGTGGTTCATGGTCTGGGGGGCATAGGATTGGTATCGGCTTCGGCGGCCGCCATCAACCACGTGCTGGACCGGCGTATCGACCTTAAGATGGCCCGCACCTACATGAGACCGGTGGCCAGGGGCAGGGTCAGTACCGCCGGTGCCCTGGCCTTTGCCGCTCTGCTGGGCAGCCTTGGCCTGGCGCAGTTGTTGCTGTGGGTCAACCTGTTGACGGCGCTGCTTACCCTGGCTGCCATGCTCGGCTACGCCGTGGTCTACACCCTGTTCTTGAAAAGGGCCACGCCCCAGAACATCGTTATCGGTGGCCTGGCCGGCGCCGCGCCGCCCTTGCTGGGTTGGACGGCGGTCACCGGCAGCCTGCACGGGGATGCCTGGTTGCTGGTGATGATCATCTTCACCTGGACCCCACCCCATTTCTGGGCCCTGGCCATAGCCCGCCGCGACGACTACGCCAAGGCCGGTATTCCCATGCTGCCGGTGACCCACGGTATTGCCTTCACCAAGACCTGCGTTTTGCTCTACAGCCTGCTGCTGCTGGCGGTGTCGGTGCTGCCCTTTCTTACCGGCCTTAGCGGCCTTTTGTATCTGTTCGGCGCCCTGGGGCTGTGCGGCTGGTTTATCTGGCATGCCGCTCGCCTGAAATTCGGCAAGGACCCAGGGCAGGCCATGACAACCTTCAAGGTCAGTATCTGGCAACTCATGTTATTGTTCATGGTGTTACTGATTGACCACGGAGTGGCTGGATGA
- the norR gene encoding nitric oxide reductase transcriptional regulator NorR, with amino-acid sequence MNEINQSLLLGIALDLASSLANDDRFDRLLTALRKAIPCDAVALLAYRPPLAVPLAIQGLSPDTKGRRFALAEHPRFQALADAGQPVRFPADSTLPDPYDGLLLADDSDLPIHACMGLPLYSDQQLLGFLTFDSLVPGIFDSISERTLAVVSALAAATLKAAMQLEHLEQQAQHNEQVMQELASEALGRDGSSLLGDSEPMVRLKQELALVAPSDFTVLVQGETGVGKELVARTLHAQSLRRQAPLVHLNCAALPEQLIESELFGHTKGAFTGADSARPGKFLLADGGTLFLDEVGELSPATQSKLLRALQSGEIQPVGQDQVRQVQVRVIAATNRDLKQEVAAGRFRADLYHRLSVYPIRVPPLRERGSDVLLLAGFFLENTRRKLGLAQLKLATATQTLLQGYDWPGNVRELEHCISRAALKAVREQGRQGFVTLTPEHCGLAAMAQTTPRPQAQVQASPVTDLRQAVDQYQRQLISQALAAQDHSWAGAARQLGMDRANLQRLAKRLGIRLEKRLG; translated from the coding sequence ATGAACGAAATCAATCAAAGCCTGCTGCTTGGCATCGCCCTGGACCTGGCCTCAAGCCTGGCCAACGACGACCGCTTCGACCGGCTGCTGACCGCCCTGAGAAAAGCCATTCCCTGTGACGCCGTGGCGTTGTTGGCCTACCGCCCGCCCCTGGCAGTCCCCCTGGCTATCCAAGGCCTGAGCCCCGATACCAAGGGACGGCGTTTTGCCCTGGCCGAACATCCCCGCTTCCAGGCCCTGGCCGACGCCGGCCAGCCGGTGCGTTTTCCCGCCGACAGCACCCTGCCGGACCCCTACGACGGCTTATTGCTGGCTGACGACAGTGACCTGCCTATCCACGCCTGTATGGGGCTGCCCCTATACAGCGACCAGCAACTGCTGGGATTCCTGACCTTCGACAGCCTGGTGCCGGGGATCTTTGACAGCATCAGCGAGCGAACCCTGGCGGTGGTCTCGGCCCTGGCCGCCGCCACCCTCAAGGCCGCCATGCAGCTTGAGCACCTGGAGCAGCAGGCCCAGCACAACGAGCAGGTGATGCAGGAGCTGGCCAGCGAAGCCCTGGGCCGGGACGGCAGCAGCCTGCTGGGGGACAGCGAGCCCATGGTGCGCCTCAAGCAGGAGTTGGCCCTGGTGGCGCCGTCGGATTTTACGGTGCTGGTGCAGGGAGAGACGGGGGTGGGCAAGGAACTGGTGGCCCGCACCCTGCACGCCCAGTCCCTGCGCCGCCAGGCACCGCTGGTGCATTTGAACTGCGCGGCCCTGCCAGAACAACTGATTGAAAGCGAGCTGTTCGGCCATACCAAGGGCGCCTTTACCGGCGCCGACAGCGCCAGGCCGGGGAAATTCTTGCTGGCCGACGGCGGCACCCTGTTTCTGGACGAGGTAGGTGAGCTGTCTCCTGCCACCCAAAGCAAGCTGCTAAGGGCCCTGCAGAGCGGCGAGATCCAGCCGGTGGGCCAAGACCAGGTGCGCCAGGTGCAAGTCAGGGTCATTGCTGCCACCAACCGCGATCTCAAGCAGGAAGTGGCAGCCGGGCGCTTTCGCGCCGATCTCTACCATCGCCTGAGCGTCTATCCCATCAGGGTGCCGCCCCTGCGGGAGAGGGGCAGCGACGTGCTGCTGTTGGCCGGCTTTTTCCTGGAAAACACCCGCCGCAAACTGGGCTTGGCGCAGCTGAAGCTGGCTACCGCCACCCAGACCCTGCTGCAAGGATACGATTGGCCCGGCAATGTGCGGGAGCTGGAACATTGCATCAGCCGGGCGGCGTTAAAAGCGGTGCGGGAACAGGGGCGCCAGGGATTTGTTACCCTGACCCCTGAGCACTGCGGTTTGGCAGCGATGGCGCAAACAACGCCAAGGCCCCAGGCTCAGGTGCAGGCCAGCCCTGTCACCGATCTACGCCAGGCGGTGGACCAGTACCAACGGCAGCTGATCAGCCAGGCCCTGGCCGCCCAGGACCACAGCTGGGCAGGGGCTGCCCGCCAGTTGGGCATGGACAGGGCCAACCTGCAACGGCTGGCCAAACGGCTGGGGATAAGGTTGGAAAAGCGCCTGGGTTGA